Proteins encoded by one window of Yamadazyma tenuis chromosome 2, complete sequence:
- the SEC4 gene encoding GTP-binding protein (COG:U; EggNog:ENOG503NXRR) has protein sequence MSGRAPSRSYDMIMKLLLVGDSGVGKSCLLLRFVEDKFNPSFITTIGIDFKIRTIESKGKKIKLQVWDTAGQERFRTITTAYYRGAMGIVLIYDVTDARSFENVDNWYQTVTQHANEDAQIFLVGNKCDDSEGRQVSTEQGQELAARLNIPFLEASAKSNINVDSIFYELASIIQDKNVDAEPEKKSTGIDVSKGALSKNSCC, from the coding sequence ATGAGTGGAAGAGCCCCATCTAGATCATATGATATGatcatgaagttgttaTTGGTAGGTGACTCCGGTGTCGGAAAGTCAtgtttgttgttgagattcGTCGAAGACAAGTTCAATCCGTCGTttatcaccaccattggAATCGATTTCAAAATCAGGACTATTGAGAGCAAAGGtaagaaaatcaagttaCAAGTGTGGGACACCGCGGGCCAAGAGCGGTTCagaaccatcaccaccgcGTACTACCGTGGTGCCATGGGGATCGTGTTGATTTATGATGTGACCGATGCCAGAAGTTTCGAAAATGTTGATAACTGGTATCAGACGGTTACCCAGCATGCCAATGAAGATGCACAAATTTTCCTCGTGGGTAACAAATGTGACGATAGCGAAGGCAGACAGGTGTCTACCGAACAAGGACAGGAGTTGGCAGCGAGGTTGAACATTCCATTTTTAGAAGCCAGTGCTAAGTCCAACATCAATGTCGATTCGATATTTTATGAGTTGGCAAGTATTATTCAAGACAAGAATGTTGATGCAGAACCAGAGAAAAAGAGCACGGGAATTGATGTTTCGAAGGGAGCGTTGTCCAAGAACTCTTGTTGTTAA
- a CDS encoding uncharacterized protein (EggNog:ENOG503NUHJ; COG:S; BUSCO:EOG0926146A), translated as MQHPNETYNRNRSTSSLSQSVTHERPAYGSRLGISQLPSLPTDNWSQPTQLSSDDEADATGGSLATNATHDDTSSSFIEFDLGKRFPKDHGIRASLRNPGVTPQLPINERSETERLGSKDAKDADFDFFADDMATWKTMKTVTEQDYYDEKGNLEFSSGRDHDRFDPKNVNGGYTRIDTAEQVAKYAEMDKKTDFLFVTKDTDKQEVAKYRHEDNNEDSDDDILYDEVETMETADALQSTREMLNEGQKFSYVGIVKLIMVDMAAELAGIKQSTTSKVARQLSASQKNFANWSMYISGKVYSHLNVNEDEQKMIENLSIHGVNVSDLTSSLVKEDDRKPGPLSLDWVLVCDLFLLLLSDGYYDSRSRALLMRFANELAIEKIEVFQFERRLLNSLELETKDKSLEDKEDKLNDKQIIQKYIKRNKGRRMAYIGLATVGGTLAIGLSAGLLAPVIGAGLAAGLTTVGIGGTSGFLAGVGGTTIITTGGVMLGAKVGSKAGMRRAGDVETFELKPLHNNKRSNLIITVSGWMTGKSDDVRLPFSTVDPVMGDLFSVLWEPEMLKSMGQTISILASEALTSSIQQILGATILTSLMAAIQIPVALSKLSYLVDNPWNVSLDRAWKAGKILADTLVSGNLGVRPMTLVGFSLGSRVIYSCLVELAQKGCFGLVENVIILGTPITINKDQLGLARSVVSGKFINGYSRKDWVLGYLFRATGGGLASVAGIAPINDSYGIENIDVTEFVEGHMAYRKAIPKILQELQWEVLDEEFAEIEEPDNEEGERQRQLIHEFDEARAKMKKEIEDEQKEQTEKKGWKKFFSRRQNNWWSDIGESSDTTGEEYIEQENPTPIFDVGSLLKEAKEIEHLSIPDKSQLPQEVPITKPVSESKLESKPEQKPVLTSISETVAQKSTQLKHKASDMLSKPSESSLDKA; from the coding sequence GAGTTTGATTTGGGAAAACGGTTTCCTAAAGATCATGGCATCAGAGCCTCTCTTCGAAATCCCGGAGTAACGCCCCAATTGCCCATAAATGAAAGGCTGGAGACCGAACGACTAGGCAGTAAAGACGCTAAAGACGCTGACTTCGACTTTTTTGCGGACGATATGGCAACGTGGAAGACCATGAAAACAGTCACAGAACAAGACTACTATGACGAGAAGGGAAACTTGGAATTCTCATCTGGCAGAGACCACGATCGATTTGACCCCAAAAACGTCAATGGTGGCTACACACGTATTGACACGGCAGAGCAAGTGGCTAAGTATGCCGAAATGGATAAGAAAACCgactttttgtttgttACAAAAGACACAGACAAGCAGGAGGTGGCCAAGTACCGGCACGAGGATAACAACGAAGATTCCGATGATGATATTCTCTATGACGAGGTCGAAACAATGGAGACGGCCGATGCGTTGCAGTCCACCCGAGAAATGCTCAACGAGGGACAGAAGTTCTCATATGTGGGTATAGTCAAACTCATAATGGTGGATATGGCAGCTGAATTAGCAGGTATCAAGCAGTCCACCACATCCAAAGTTGCCCGTCAGTTGAGTGCCAGCCAGAAGAACTTTGCCAACTGGTCCATGTATATCTCTGGAAAGGTGTACTCCCATTTGAATGTTAATGAGGACGAGCAGAAGATGATTGAGAATTTAAGCATCCATGGAGTCAATGTACTGGACTTGACGTCCAGTTTGGTCAAAGAAGACGATAGGAAGCCGGGACCGTTGAGCCTTGACTGGGTGCTCGTGTGTGACTTGTTTCTACTTCTTTTGAGTGATGGGTACTATGATAGTCGCAGTCGAGCGTTGCTCATGCGGTTTGCCAATGAATTGGCAATTGAAAAAATAGAAGTGTTCCAGTTTGAGCGTAGGCTTCTAAATAGCTTGGAGCTCGAGACAAAGGACAAATCATTGGAAGACAAAGAAGATAAGCTCAATGACAAACAAATCATCCAGAAGTATATAAAGCGGAACAAGGGCAGAAGAATGGCATATATTGGACTAGCTACCGTTGGAGGTACTTTGGCCATTGGCCTTTCTGCCGGGCTCCTCGCTCCGGTTATAGGTGCTGGTTTGGCTGCCGGGTTGACCACCGTAGGAATCGGGGGTACCAGTGGGTTCCTTGCTGGTGTGGGAGGTACCACCATCATTACCACGGGAGGAGTTATGCTTGGTGCGAAAGTTGGTTCCAAAGCTGGTATGAGACGTGCAGGAGATGTGGAAACGTTTGAATTGAAGCCTTTACACAATAACAAGCGATCTAACCTCATCATCACCGTCAGTGGGTGGATGACTGGTAAATCCGATGACGTACGGTTACCATTCTCCACTGTCGACCCTGTAATGGGAGATTTGTTTTCGGTGCTTTGGGAACCAGAGATGTTGAAATCCATGGGTCAAACCATTCTGATTTTGGCCTCTGAAGCGTTGACAAGCTCCATCCAGCAGATCCTAGGGGCCACGATTTTGACGTCGTTGATGGCAGCCATTCAAATTCCCGTGGCTTTATCCAAACTTTCTTATCTTGTTGATAACCCATGGAACGTTTCGTTGGACAGGGCCTGGAAGGCAGGCAAGATCTTGGCCGATACTTTAGTGTCGGGGAATCTTGGCGTACGGCCCATGACACTCGTAGGATTCTCGTTGGGGTCTCGGGTGATTTACTCGTGCTTGGTGGAATTGGCACAAAAAGGGTGTTTTGGGTTGGTGGAAAACGTCATAATCTTAGGGACCCCTATCACTATCAATAAAGACCAGCTTGGACTCGCCAGATCTGTCGTGAGCGGGAAATTCATCAATGGCTACTCGCGCAAAGACTGGGTTCTTGGGTACTTATTCAGAGCAACTGGAGGAGGATTGGCGTCGGTGGCAGGAATTGCACCCATCAACGACTCGTACGGAATAGAGAACATCGATGTGAccgagtttgtggagggTCATATGGCGTACAGAAAGGCCATTCCCAAGATTCTACAGGAGCTTCAATGGGAAGTTCTTGACGAGGAGTTTGCCGAAATCGAAGAACCAGATAATGAGGAAGGAGAACGTCAACGGCAGTTGATTCACGAGTTCGACGAGGCCCGGgccaagatgaagaaggagatCGAGGATGAGCAAAAGGAACAAACGGAGAAGAAGGGATGGAAGAAGTTTTTTTCAAGACGTCAAAACAACTGGTGGAGTGATATTGGTGAATCTTCAGATACCACTGGAGAAGAGTATATTGAGCAAGAAAACCCTACACCCATTTTTGATGTGGGCTCACTCTTGAAGGAGGCAAAGGAAATCGAACATCTTTCCATTCCTGATAAACTGCAACTCCCTCAGGAAGTTCCTATCACCAAGCCAGTGCTGGAGCTGAAGTTGGAGCTGAAGCCGGAGCAGAAGCCGGTACTCACCAGTATCTCTGAAACTGTAGCCCAAAAGTCCACGCAGCTCAAGCATAAAGCCTCCGACATGTTGCTGAAACCACTGGAATCTTCTTTGGACAAAGCATAA
- a CDS encoding uncharacterized protein (EggNog:ENOG503P4PN; COG:C), producing the protein MRFTRVLKQAEEVLIKAASGNPTGITGLYQHPNPRPALISLYNHTLSLLDTKFPKHSIYRQSVEALTRNRLKVVEENEVSEVIENKIGGGLIEEIIIQAHEELGLAHELAELKCWEELEEKPLDDQWVYFGKKI; encoded by the coding sequence ATGAGATTCACCAGAGTGTTGAAACAAGCTGAAGAGGTGTTAATCAAGGCCGCTTCCGGTAACCCCACCGGTATCACTGGTCTTTACCAGCACCCTAATCCCAGACCGGCATTGATTTCCCTTTATAACCATACTTTGTCGTTGCTCGACACTAAATTCCCAAAACACTCTATTTACAGACAATCGGTTGAAGCTTTGACCAGAAACAGGTTGAAGgttgtggaagaaaacgAGGTTTCCGAAGtgattgaaaacaaaatcggtggtggtttgatcgaagaaatcatcatccaagCCCATGAAGAGTTGGGTTTGGCTCATGAACTAGCTGAATTAAAGTGCTGggaagagttggaagaaaagccTTTGGACGACCAGTGGGTGTACTTTGGCAAGAAGATTTAG
- the FRS1 gene encoding phenylalanine--tRNA ligase subunit beta (BUSCO:EOG09260VTA; EggNog:ENOG503NVJA; COG:J): MPTISVDKQDLYEYLGRSYTTQEFDELCFDFGIELDEDTTEDCTAGERPQLKIEVPANRYDMLCFEGIAQALNVFLGRQLPPTYKLSKPTTKLTIHKSVEEVRPYAAAAILRNIKFDQRTYDSFIALQDKLHTNLCRNRTLVAIGTHDLDTIQGPFTYEALKPQDVKFAPLNQTQVMDGPGLMEFYEKDKHLSKYLHIIRESPVYPVVLDSNRTVCSMPPIINSNHSKITKDTTNVFIDVTGTDRTKTEIVVQIMVAMFSAHCAEKFEIEPVEIISEHNGQSRLCPSVTPRKAHAEISYINSCLALDLSGADIAKLLKKMELEAEVSTSDSKLLEVSIPITRSDILHQCDIMEDAAIGFGFNNIKKTKPKSESLVASALPVNKIADICRVASAQAGYSEIMALTLCSHDENFKFLRVKDDETKAVKLENPKTFEYQVVRTTLLPGLLKTIKENRKHSLPIKVFECGDIVLKNDATERRAINQRNWAAIIAGKTSGFEYVQGLLGKLMQTLRANWIEFPKENTGRGYWIEEDSENPTFFPGRGAKIYFRAGPDAKEQVIGSLGVLHPEVMKSFEIPYAASSVEINVEAFL, translated from the coding sequence ATGCCTACTATTTCAGTGGATAAACAGGACTTATATGAGTACTTAGGTAGGTCATACACCACCCAGGAGTTTGATGAGTTGTGCTTCGACTTCGGGATCGAGTTGGACGAAGACACCACCGAGGACTGCACCGCGGGCGAGAGACCCCAGTTGAAGATTGAGGTGCCCGCCAACAGATATGATATGTTATGTTTCGAAGGGATTGCCCAGGCCTTGAACGTCTTCTTGGGCAGACAACTCCCTCCTACCTACAAGTTGAGCAAGCCAACCACCAAATTAACCATCCACAAGTCGGTGGAAGAAGTTCGTCCTTATGCGGCAGCGGCCATCTTGAGAAATATTAAGTTCGACCAGAGAACTTATGACTCGTTCATAGCGTTGCAGGACAAGTTGCACACGAACTTGTGTCGTAACAGAACGTTGGTGGCCATCGGAACTCATGATTTGGACACCATCCAAGGCCCTTTCACCTATGAAGCATTGAAACCTCAAGACGTCAAATTTGCTCCTTTGAATCAGACCCAGGTTATGGATGGACCTGGCCTCATGGAATTCTACGAAAAGGACAAGCACTTATCCAAGTATTTACACATCATCAGAGAGTCCCCTGTCTATCCCGTGGTGTTGGATTCCAACCGGACTGTTTGCTCGATGCCtcccatcatcaactccaaccactccaagatcaccaaGGACACCACCAATGTGTTCATTGATGTGACAGGTACTGACCGCACCAAAACCGAGATCGTGGTACAGATCATGGTGGCGATGTTCTCTGCCCACTGTGCtgagaagtttgaaatcGAGCCGGTGGAAATCATTTCCGAACACAATGGCCAACTGCGGTTATGCCCCAGTGTGACTCCAAGAAAAGCCCATGCCGAAATCTCCTATATCAACTCGTGTTTGGCCTTGGATTTGCTGGGAGCCGACATCGCcaagttattgaagaaaatggagTTGGAGGCCGAGGTATCGACTTCAGActccaaattgttggaggTTTCCATCCCCATCACCAGATCCGACATCTTGCACCAGTGCGACATCATGGAAGATGCAGCCATTGGGTTTGgattcaacaatatcaaaaaAACCAAACCCAAGAGTGAGAGTTTGGTGGCTTCTGCCTTGCCTGTCAACAAAATAGCCGATATCTGTAGAGTTGCATCGGCTCAAGCAGGATACTCCGAAATCATGGCGTTGACGTTGTGTTCGCACGacgaaaacttcaagttcttaagAGTTAAGGATGACGAAACAAAAGccgtcaagttggagaacCCCAAGACCTTTGAGTACCAGGTTGTCAGAACTACCTTGTTACCTGGGTTATTGAAGACCATCAAGGAAAACAGAAAACACTCATTACCCATCAAGGTTTTCGAGTGTGGTGACattgtgttgaagaacgaTGCTACCGAGAGAAGAGCCATCAACCAGCGGAACTGGGCCGCCATCATCGCTGGTAAGACGTCTGGCTTTGAGTACGTCCAGGGATTGTTGGGTAAGTTGATGCAGACTTTAAGAGCCAACTGGATTGAGTTTCCAAAGGAGAATACCGGTAGAGGCTACTGGATAGAAGAGGACAGTGAAAACCCTACCTTTTTCCCCGGAAGAGGTGCCAAAATCTACTTCAGAGCTGGTCCTGACGCCAAGGAGCAGGTGATTGGTTCTCTTGGGGTGTTGCACCCGGAAGTGATGAAATCGTTTGAAATCCCATATGCGGCCTCGAGTGTGGAAATCAATGTTGAGGCGTTCTTGTAG